One region of Drosophila teissieri strain GT53w chromosome 2L, Prin_Dtei_1.1, whole genome shotgun sequence genomic DNA includes:
- the LOC122611622 gene encoding protein FRA10AC1 isoform X2 produces the protein MSGSQLFPVNLNNLSAKERHNYILNNYVLNSPAEAESRRHKRDIDVIRENHRFLWEDDELDTDTLSWEQRLALRYYRKLFKEYCIADLSRYKENKIALRWRTEQEVVTGTGQFQCGSRHCGERDNLRSWEVNFKYIEKGEPLNALVKVGSKWFSATVSLTGVP, from the coding sequence atgaGTGGCTCGCAATTATTCCCAGTGAATCTGAACAACCTGAGTGCCAAGGAGCGACACAACTATATCCTCAATAATTACGTTCTCAACTCGCCGGCGGAGGCGGAATCCCGTCGCCACAAGCGGGATATCGATGTCATTCGGGAGAATCACCGCTTCCTGTGGGAGGATGACGAGTTGGATACCGACACCCTGAGCTGGGAGCAGCGCTTGGCCCTGCGATACTACAGGAAGCTGTTCAAGGAGTACTGCATCGCGGATCTGTCCCGCTACAAGGAGAACAAGATAGCGCTGCGCTGGCGAACAGAGCAGGAGGTGGTCACCGGAACAGGGCAGTTCCAGTGCGGGAGTCGGCATTGCGGGGAGCGGGATAATCTGCGCAGCTGGGAGGTCAACTTTAAGTATATCGAAAAGGGGGAGCCCCTAAATGCACTAGTTAAGGTGGGTTCCAAATGGTTTTCCGCCACTGTGTCACTAACTGGAGTTCCGTAG
- the LOC122611619 gene encoding phospholipid-transporting ATPase ABCA3, which yields MAGTFRPLFFVFLRKNLLYLQCNLLSVLIICSGFAGVLTAYLHWSIKPVQHQMEEFEAKNEMVLKETYFPGNELDYIYYAPNSPNVEDIMDFLRVDLGIVPERLRAHNDSFEMQLEMEQQCRGSCFAINFQQVPNRGSGGKFRYSLSSNQMRISPRKRFVNDEEINHQKDDDDYIRAGFLTLQHILDKQYMKYQELGKNFEVLVSSMPNLEVTSMDSHRLTYFGTLCSILFNVVLLSTFVVPFVEEKQNGLKEFLNLVTPMSFLNGLTFFLIRFVCYTVLIIFVLVVAYLYKALGLICFACVVVLFLLYILSTMSYAYLISVCFHSVFYAKIGGLVMLIIPYVFSFVRSWATSLAFVFFSTNTFLEGLDIFQTFSNKHREFGAADLFREIKYDSPRMFWVYVVLVFQSFLYALLYLYLGCVFPGPGGLKRPIFFFLDPKTYKKRQRNEYTTAPRGTQAIIITELCKKFQTSKRETLISDNLNMTINNKEITVLLGHNGAGKTTMMNMIMGLVPKDSGKIIVCSERDVASYRHLIGFCPQHSVFMSYMTCHQHLEFFAQLRGARRCDARDWADEKLKKLGLGDKRDEFGKNLSGGMKRRLSLGIAIAGNTKIVILDEPSSGLDINSRRELWDILLNLRKEKAILVTTHYMEEAEVLGDTICILANGKLQSIGSPLQLKRKSGIGYRLKLEVNDFTLHEAEIMEIIHNFVPTARVLNVVQPTVYICLPYAYKNCFAQMLYKLETKSNDLGINTISMTDTSLEDVFLRCAGEQDQVDTPDGSRNDAPLLTPYKKLPSRPDQPSLFQLWMAVFYKKWTFISNEWLYSLIMLCIPFVCVFGAILVMHAMSIVENEEALPLKLRQMGSGVIYIHNPTGHHAQVEQQLRQQIELSGIAVKTMQLRGSNDVKNESLDLQRDNLADFLEQVIGIIDMYGGGRGTSDTPTIEIFYSGNRYHSSVELINLVDSAMLKLERPESGIDTIYVPIRRFVSDISPSRLEYYAVIVSVGMFFFMFYFISLPFREYANGFRQLQTMSRFTYWLAHFTFDVLLLILVCVALFNLQYLVMPSELYTTAQLKVIVLSIFFYGCSYLPILYALGNNFKSISTISTYLLLMLIVSAIAPLITSNNAAAMKLHETKIAFLCFLPDFNLNHQLRIINENFITRRRSGLIKGLICEDTFFAYATAVCVLVMAFFTIVLEHKYLRRRIHDSIWKWTFPQKKYNSTGTIPSTSVSEIDDCAKEEKRVNDLIKDLSSITDKPPLIVHNLRKRYRDKLAVDGVSFATAPGECFGLLGVNGAGKTSTFQMIAANLPLDGGSIRINGIEIRQDEVAYRHSFGYCPQYDALNKFMTAEQCLHYMALLRGLSSRSEGSNSVKEHVKYWLEKMHLIKYQNVQVRHYSGGTKRKLLAAMAMIGAPTLVLLDEPTTGVDPISRRFLWQCIKNFQGKDRTVVLTSHSMDECEELCNRLAIMAHGKFKCLNNICALKRLSGFTIKLKMKEDTETEVNVSTITGTLKSQFANLELRESHAGTLTYFVSTQESVVLWSNVFKIAEDYLGDRLSDLVADYSVNECTLEDIFLKFDREAKSQSASRQTSVQRSPESSYV from the exons ATGGCTGGAACTTTCCGCCCGCTGTTCTTTGTCTTTCTGCGGAAGAACCTGCTCTACTTGCAATGCAACTTACTATCTGTGCTTATTATCTGCTCTGGATTTGCCGGAGTCCTCACTGCGTACCTGCACTGGTCCATAAAGCCCGTGCAACACCAAATGgaagagtttgaagctaaaAATGAG ATGGTACTTAAAGAAACATACTTCCCCGGCAATGAACTCGACTACATTTACTACGCACCCAATTCCCCCAATGTCGAGGACATTATGGACTTCCTGCGGGTGGATCTGGGAATTGTACCAGAGC GACTTCGGGCCCATAACGACAGTTTCGAGATGCAGCTGGAAATGGAGCAGCAGTGCCGTGGGAGCTGCTTCGCTATCAACTTCCAACAAGTACCGAATCGTGGCTCTGGCGGAAAGTTCCGTTACAGCCTCAGCTCGAATCAGATGCGTATTTCGCCCAGAAAGCGCTTTGTGAACGATGAGGAGATTAATCACCAGAAAG aTGATGACGATTATATTCGTGCCGGTTTCCTGACCTTGCAACACATTCTTGACAAACAGTATATGAAATACCAGGAGCTGGGGAAAAACTTTGAGGTGCTGGTCAGCTCGATGCCCAACCTAGAGGTCACTAGCATGGATAGCCATCGTTTGACATATTTCGGGACACTGTGCAGCATCTTGTTCAATGTTGTTTTACTAAGCACCTTTGTTGTGCCCTTTGTAGAGGAGAAGCAGAACGGACTGAAGGAATTTCTCAACCTGGTTACGCCCATGAGTTTTCTCAACGGCCTCACCTTCTTTCTCATTCGCTTTGTGTGCTACACTGTGCTAATCATCTTCGTCCTGGTCGTTGCTTATTTATACAAGGCACTGGGATTGATTTGCTTCGCATGCGTGGTGGTGTTGTTCCTGCTTTACATTTTGTCTACCATGTCGTACGCATATTTGATCTCCGTTTGCTTCCATTcgg TTTTCTATGCGAAAATTGGTGGCCTGGTAATGTTGATCATTCCCTATGTGTTCTCTTTTGTTCGAAGCTGGGCCACATCGCTGGCCTTCGTGTTCTTTAGCACGAACACCTTCCTGGAAGGATTGGATATTTTTCAGACATTTTCAAATAAGC ATCGTGAGTTCGGTGCTGCGGATCTCTTTCGTGAAATCAAATACGATTCTCCGCGGATGTTTTGGGTCTATGTTGTGCTAGTTTTTCAATCATTTTTGTATGCTCTGCTTTACCTATACTTGGGTTGTGTTTTTCCCGGTCCTGGTGGACTAAAGCGTccgattttctttttcctaGAT CCGAAGACTTACAAGAAGCGACAACGCAACGAATACACGACGGCACCCCGTGGCACCCAAGCCATCATAATCACTGAGCTGTGCAAGAAGTTCCAGACAAGCAAGCGCGAGACGCTAATCTCTGACAACTTAAATATGACGATCAACAACAAGGAGATTACTGTTCTGCTGGGTCACAATGGTGCTGGAAAAACTACAATGATGAACATGATAATGG GATTGGTACCAAAGGATTCGGGAAAGATAATTGTGTGCAGTGAGCGCGATGTGGCCTCCTATCGCCACCTAATTGGATTCTGTCCGCAGCACAGCGTTTTTATGAGTTACATGACCTGTCACCAGCACTTGGAGTTCTTTGCCCAGCTGCGGGGAGCTCGCCGTTGTGATGCACGCGATTGGGCAGATGAGAAGCTTAAGAAGCTGGGACTGGGTGATAAGCGAGACGAATTCGGCAAGAATTTGTCTGGAGGCATGAAGAGGCGGCTTTCACTGGGTATCGCCATTGCCGGAAACACCAA AATCGTCATCCTTGACGAACCCTCATCGGGATTGGACATTAACTCGCGTCGTGAACTGTGGGACATTCTACTGAATCTACGCAAGGAGAAGGCTATTCTGGTCACCACGCATTACATGGAGGAGGCCGAGGTCCTTGGGGATACCATCTGCATATTGGCCAATGGCAAACTGCAAAGCATCGGAAGTCCTTTGCAATTAAAGCGCAAGTCCGGTATTGGTTACCGCCTAAAATTGGAGGTCAACGATTTTACATTACATGAAGCCgaaataatggaaataatCCATAACTTTGTCCCCACGGCCAGAGTTTTG AATGTAGTGCAGCCAACTGTGTACATTTGCCTACCGTATGCctataaaaattgtttcgcACAAATGCTTTATAAGCTGGAGACCAAATCAAACGATCTGGGCATAAATACCATTTCCATGACGGACACCTCCCTGGAAGATGTTTTCCTAAG ATGCGCAGGCGAACAGGATCAAGTGGACACTCCGGATGGTTCCCGCAATGATGCGCCGCTACTGACACCCTACAAAAAACTTCCCAGTCGTCCAGACCAACCCAGTCTTTTTCAACTCTGGATGGCTGTGTTTTACAAGAAGTGGACCTTTATCTCCAATGAATGGTTATATTCTCTGATAATG CTGTGCATTCCCTTTGTTTGCGTGTTTGGGGCTATACTGGTGATGCACGCCATGTCCATAGTGGAGAACGAGGAGGCTCTGCCCCTGAAACTCAGACAGATGGGCAGCGGCGTTATTTACATCCACAACCCAACGGGCCATCACGCCCAGGTGGAGCAGCAACTGCGTCAACAGATCGAGCTGAGCGGAATCGCAGTGAAAACAATGCAGCTGCGTGGGAGCAATGATGTGAAAAATG AATCCCTTGACTTACAACGCGACAACTTGGCTGATTTCTTGGAACAGGTGATTGGCATCATTGACATGTAcggaggtgggcgtggcacctcCGATACGCCCACCATTGAGATCTTCTATTCAGGCAATCGCTACCACAGCTCTGTGGAATTAATCAACCTGGTGGACTCTGCAATGCTGAAGCTAGAGCGTCCAGAGTCGGGCATTGATACGATTTACGTGCCTATTCGTCGATTTGTTAGCGACATCAGTCCATCCCGCCTCGAATACTATGCGGTTATTGTGTCGGTGGGCATGTTCTTCTTCATGTTCTATTTCATCTCCTTGCCGTTTCGGGAGTACGCCAATGGATTCAGACAGCTGCAGACCATGTCGCGATTTACTTACTGGTTGGCGCATTTTACTTTTGATGTGCTGCTCCTAATCTTGGTCTGCGTTGCACTGTTCAATCTGCAATACTTGGTGATGCCCTCGGAGCTATACACAACGGCGCAGCTCAAAGTCATTGTGCTAAGCATCTTTTTCTACGGCTGCAGCTACCTACCCATTCTATACGCCCTGGGAAACAACTTCAAGTCCATATCCACGATATCTACTTATTTGCTTCTGATGCTGATTGTGTCGG ctattgCCCCACTTATCACCTCCAACAATGCGGCGGCCATGAAACTGCATGAGACCAAGATCGCCTTCCTCTGCTTTCTACCGGACTTCAATCTCAATCACCAATTGCGCATTATCAATGAAAACTTTATAACCCGACGACGTTCGGGACTTATAAAGGGGCTCATCTGCGAGGACACCTTCTTTGCCTATGCCACCGCCGTGTGTGTCCTGGTGATGGCATTCTTTACCATAGTCCTGGAACACAAGTATTTGCGCAGACGAATTCATGATAGCATCTGGAAATGGACATTCCCacaaaagaaatacaattCGACGGGCACCATTCCTAGTACTTCAGTTTCGGAAATCGATGATTGTGCAAAGGAGGAAAAGCGGGTTAACGATCTGATAAAAGACCTATCATCGATTACGGATAAACCTCCATTGATAGTGCACAATCTTCGCAAGCGATACCGTGATAAGTTGGCTGTGGACGGAGTGAGTTTTGCGACTGCCCCAGGAGAGTGCTTTGGTCTTTTGGGTGTAAACGGAGCGGGTAAGACAAGCACTTTCCAGATGATAGCGGCGAATTTGCCACTAGATGGTGGCAGTATCCGCATCAATGGCATAGAAATTCGCCAGGATGAGGTAGCATATCGGCATTCCTTTGGCTACTGCCCTCAGTACGATGCACTGAATAAATTCATGACCGCTGAGCAGTGCCTGCACTACATGGCATTGCTGAGGGGCTTGAGCAGCCGCAGCGAGGGATCAAACAGCGTCAAGGAGCACGTGAAGTACTGGCTGGAGAAGATGCATTTGatcaaatatcaaaacgtGCAGGTGCGCCACTATTCGGGGGGCACAAAGCGCAAGCTTCTGGCGGCAATGGCCATGATCGGTGCTCCCACTCTGGTCCTCCTGGACGAACCTACCACCGGCGTAGATCCCATCTCGAGACGATTTCTTTGGCAGTGTATCAAAAACTTTCAGGGAAAGGACCGAACTGTGGTGCTCACCTCGCATAG CATGGACGAGTGTGAAGAGCTGTGTAATCGCTTGGCCATAATGGCGCACGGAAAGTTCAAGTGTCTGAACAATATATGCGCCCTAAAGCGACTAAGCGGCTTCACgataaaactgaaaatgaagGAGGACACAGAAACCGAGGTGAATGTGTCCACGATCACTGGCACCTTAAAATCGCAGTTTGCTAATCTGGAACTGCGCGAAAGCCATGCCGGCACCCTCACCTACTTCGTAAGCACGCAGGAGAGCGTAGTCCTTTGGTCGAATGTTTTCAAAATAGCGGAGGACTATCTGGGCGATCGCTTAAGCGATCTCGTGGCCGACTATTCGGTGAACGAGTGCACCCTGGAGGATATTTTTCTCAAGTTTGATAGGGAGGCGAAATCACAATCGGCGTCACGTCAAACATCCGTACAACGAAGTCCGGAAAG
- the LOC122611622 gene encoding protein FRA10AC1 homolog isoform X1, with protein sequence MSGSQLFPVNLNNLSAKERHNYILNNYVLNSPAEAESRRHKRDIDVIRENHRFLWEDDELDTDTLSWEQRLALRYYRKLFKEYCIADLSRYKENKIALRWRTEQEVVTGTGQFQCGSRHCGERDNLRSWEVNFKYIEKGEPLNALVKVRLCPTHTDQLNYRTKKRECKKQRRREKEERRAEKKRKRRKLDIDQESSGEDEEETVEPASEPQPEASKEATTQKEDTTADDQIWLQQPEIGQEQASREQEFERYLEDLLF encoded by the exons atgaGTGGCTCGCAATTATTCCCAGTGAATCTGAACAACCTGAGTGCCAAGGAGCGACACAACTATATCCTCAATAATTACGTTCTCAACTCGCCGGCGGAGGCGGAATCCCGTCGCCACAAGCGGGATATCGATGTCATTCGGGAGAATCACCGCTTCCTGTGGGAGGATGACGAGTTGGATACCGACACCCTGAGCTGGGAGCAGCGCTTGGCCCTGCGATACTACAGGAAGCTGTTCAAGGAGTACTGCATCGCGGATCTGTCCCGCTACAAGGAGAACAAGATAGCGCTGCGCTGGCGAACAGAGCAGGAGGTGGTCACCGGAACAGGGCAGTTCCAGTGCGGGAGTCGGCATTGCGGGGAGCGGGATAATCTGCGCAGCTGGGAGGTCAACTTTAAGTATATCGAAAAGGGGGAGCCCCTAAATGCACTAGTTAAG GTGCGGCTTTGTCCCACTCACACAGATCAGCTGAACTACCGCACCAAGAAGCGGGAGTGCAAGAAGCAGCGACGTAGGGAAAAGGAGGAACGGCGCGCTGAGAAAAAACGTAAGCGTCGAAAGCTTGACATTGATCAAGAAAGTTCTGGCGAAGATGAGGAGGAAACTGTTGAACCAGCATCCGAGCCCCAGCCAGAAGCCAGCAAAGAGGCTACAACCCAAAAAGAAGACACCACTGCAGACGATCAGATTTGGCTACAACAACCGGAGATTGGCCAGGAGCAGGCCTCCAGAGAGCAGGAATTCGAGCGGTATCTAGAGGATCTCctcttttaa